The sequence TGCTGCTCGGGAACCTCGTCCCACTGCAGGCGAAGGCCGGTGGTCGGATCGGCGAGGTGCGCGTGTTCGATCGCACGGCGCAGCCAGCTCACACCCACTTGCTGCACACTCACCGTGTAATGCACCGGTTCGCCCCGTTCGCGAAGCCCGTACGCTTCCCAGTACACGCCGACCGCGCGCGCCAACGGAATCTCCGTGCTCGCCAGCGCGTTGTCGCGCGCCGTCACGAAGTCGGCATTGGCCGACGCGTCGGCCTTGTACAGCAGCAAGTCGGACAGCGCGACGGCGCGACCGTCCAGTGCCGTGAAGCCCTCACGACGTCGGGCGGCGCGGCGGTCGTGATCGGCGAGGAGCTCGAGACTCACGACGCCGGAGTCGGCCCGGGCGACGCACACGAGGCGTCCCGTCGCGGCCGCCGAGTCCTGTTTCGTCACGGCCATCGGCGAGCCGTCGCCGGCAACGACCAGCGACGCGAGCAGCGGCCGGCCGATCAACGTCGTATCGCGGCGCGCATCCCAGGCGGCGACGATGAGTGTGGAATCACCCCGCCGGAAGCGAGCGATCTGGCTCGGCAAGTCGTGCATCGAGCGGGCGTACGCCGGCGCGTAGCCGGTGCGCGCGAGGCGGTTGTCGAGCGTCCAATCTTCGCTCGTGATTTCAGCTTCGTGGTCGACCGCGTGTTCACTCGGGATGAAGTCATACGGCATTCCGGCGTCGTGCCCGGTGATCGACATGCGAGTCTCGAGCATCATGCTCGGGAACCCGCGCGAGTACCATTGCGGCCAGCCGTACCGCATGACGAGGTGCTTTACATCGTCGCCCCAGGCCTCGCCGTCAGCCGTCGCCGAATGCTCGGCGATCTTCGCCCGCGCGTAACGCGTGAGATGCTCGGTGAGCAGATCGGTCGTGCTCACCGAATAGAGGGGTGCGCCGAGCGTCAGGATTTGCCGTGCGAGCGAATCACGCGCTTCGCACGGCATGTGGTCGAACCGGTCGGCGAGCGGCCCGTCGAGCAGATCGGTGATGTCGAGCCAACGGCATCGCTCGGGCAGCTCCATGGCCGCGAGCGCGACTCCGAAGGCCGAGTCCGCGACGACGTATCGCTTGTCGGCGTGTGCGGCGAACCCGGCGAGCGCGGCGCACCACGCCCGCCCGGCGCTGCATCTGGTGGTGGCGAATCGGATTGCGTCATCGGTGCGGTGCGCGTCGACGAAATAGCGAACCAACTGGCCGGCGATCCACGAGTCGCCGGAGAGTCGGCCGGAAGCGCTGTCGAGCTGCGTGATGAGCGCATCGCGACGCGACTTGATCTCGGGCGGATCCTCGGGCGGAGGCGCTTCGTCCGCGTCATCTCCGCGCCAATAGCAGTAGCGGCCGACACGCACGTCGCACGGCCCGCCGCCGTCGCCGCCGCGAACGGGGAAACGGCTTCGCCGGAATGACTCGAACGAGCGCTGCGCCGACTCCGCCGAGCGCCGAAGATGCACGGAGTCGGCGCGCGATACGGACGCCAACTCCACCGGCCCCTGATAGGCCCCGGCGTGCGCGAAGAGCGAGCCGGCGAGCAACGCGTGAGTCAGCATCGCCGGTCCGCTCCGCGCTGTTGCTTGGCTACGGCTCTCCGAGCGCCAGGAACGGTCCCGCGGTCGCCGAGACGCCGATGTCGTCCACGACCACCGTACCCGCGACGAGTCGGTCGAACACGAGTCGCACCGAGCGTAGCCGAGCCGGATCGAACTGCGGCGACGCCTGCGCGAATTCGGCGAGCGGGAGCACGTACGTTTGCAGCACCATCTCGTACTGTGTTGGAAAGCGCTGCTGCTCTTGGTCGTGCCGCCGCAGGATGTGGATCTCCAGCGGTCTCCGCGGCACGCCGAAATGGCTGAGCAGCAGCCGCGCGACGTGTCCGGACGCGTCGGTCATTTCGACGGTGAGATCGACCGGCGTCGAATCCTTTCCCGCTTTCGGCTCGGGCTTCTTCGGCGGCGGCTTCTTCTCGTCTTTCTTGGTACTGTCGGCCTTTTTGGTCGTGTCGCGCGCCGGTGCGCGGGGACCCGGTTTGGCGTCCGTCGGCGCGAGCGAGAGATACACTGCCGCCTCGCGCCCGAGGTGCAGACTGCCGACGAGCGAGTCGCTCAGCGTGATCGTGTACGACGCCGGCTTGCCGAGCTTTGTGGTGTCGTCGCCGCGGATGTGGTTGTTCCAACCGAGCGTCACCGCGTTGGTGTTGATCGGATCGTTCTGCCCACTGCGCAGATTGATCGGGGCCTCCTTCCATGTTGCAAGACTGTCGCCCGAAAGGGAAACCCCCGGCACGGATCCGGTCGTCACGTCGACGTCTTCATCAAAAGTTGCCAGCGACTTGAACCCTGACTCTTCGAAGCGGGTGATGTACATGGTCTTCGGGAGCCAGGCGCCGATGAGACGGTGGTCGCGGAACATCGGCAAGTACTCGGACTTGCCGTGCAGCGTGGCCTCGAGGAATCCGCCGATCACGACCTTGCTGAACTGCCTCTGCTCTTCGGGCGTGATGAGCCCGCGCAAATCCAGGAACCGTCCGCTGCGCGGCCCGTTGTCCTTGTTGCCCCAGACGGTGTTCCACTGCCCGTGGTTCGCTCGGTAGACGTACCACGCCGCCTTGAACCAGGGCTTGCCGTCGGTGAACTGAATCCGCTGAAAGGCCCGCAGACCGTTGAACGACGACACGTCGCCGTCGTGCGAGCCGTGGATCACCATGTAGTTCACGTTCTTGATCGGCGTGTACACGCCGGCCGGCTTGTATTGCCCGTCCACGGGCGCGATCGCAAACACCGACTTGATGTCGAAGTTGAAGTTGAACTTGACGTTGGCGTCATCCGGGTAATGACTCAGTCTATTGAACGCCGCGGCGATCCCGACCGCCTCGCCGCCGCGCGAGTGGCCCATGATCCCGATGTTGTGCATGTCGACCTTGTGCGAGAACGGGCCGGCCGAGCTGTCGTTCCAACGCTTCCAGTCCTCGAGGTGCTTGAGGAGGAGCCACGCGCGCCCATCGCTCTCGCCGCGAAGGTTCCCATTAATGAAATTCTCATCGACGCTCGCGAGGATGAAACCGCGCGACGCGAGCAGCTCGCCCAGGTAGCCGTAGCCCGGGTCGGAGTAGTCGAGCATGTCGTGGTTGCCGTGGACGATCAGCACGAGCGGGAAGGGGCCGTTGCCCTCCGGATACCACACGCGCGCGTTGATCGGCACCTTGCTGAACCCGAAGCCCCAGTCTTTTTCGCGGGCTTTCGCATTGTCGGGCTCCGTCGACACGAAGGGCGACACGTCGACGGTTTTCGTCTTGATCGTCACGGAATCGCGGTATTCGGCTCGGCGCTTGTCGGTGCCGCTGCCGTAGTAGAGCGTCTTCACCGCGAACGCCCCCTTTTCGCCCGGGTTCGGCGCGCCGATGAGCTGATGCGAGAGGACGGTCGGCGAATCGTCCTTCGAGAGTTGGAGCGCCTGCGTGCAGCCGGTGACGAGGAGACCGAGAGCGATGCCGGCGGTGCGCGCGCGAATGGTGAGCATCAGCGAATCCTCAATCCAAGACGATTGCCAATCCGGCCGCCGGTAAAGGTCTCGAGCGCGTAGTCGATCGACAGGCGGTCCATCGTGAGGCCGGCGCCGGCGGTGAGGGCCTCTTCGCCGATCAGCGGACGACGCGCGCCGGCCCGCAGCGCGATGTTGTAGCCGCTCAGCCAACTGTAGTTGACCTCGAGACCGCCGGCGGGAACCAAGGTGTTGCTGCGCACCCAGGACACCGCGGCGGTTCCAAACAGATCGAACTCACCGACAGGCCCGCCGCGAGAAACGCCAAGTGTCGCCTGGCGGGGAAGCTCGGCCTCGAGCGGGCCGGGCAAATCGGCGTCCTGCCCGAGATTCTGCACCGCCACGCCCACGGTGTAGGCCCCAAAGACCACCTTCGAAGCTCCGACGTCGACGAGGCCGCGCTGCAGCCGCGAGATTCCCAGATCCTGCTCGGCGTATTTCCCGGCGATGCCGAAGCGAACACCCTTATATGCCTGCGCGATTCCCACGGTCGCTTCGAGCGACGAGGACAAGGCCGTCTGCTCGAATGGCGTCGGCGTGACGGGCGCCGAGATGAAGCCGCCGTCGCTGCTCTGCGTGCGGACACCAATCCCGATGCCTCCGCCATTGAATCTCGTCACTGCCGAGAGAGCGGCCCCGCTCGAGCCGGGGGCGTATCGCTCTCCCGACATACTGAACCCATTGGCGATGACCAGCTGCGCCGGGTTGAAGAAGATCACCTCGTCGTCGCGACTGGTGATGCCAACGTCGCCGAGTGCCAACGTGCGCGGACCTGACGGCAGCACGAGAACGCTCGGCAAGATCGGCCGTGGCTGCGCGGCGAGCGCCAGCCACGGCGTCAGGAAGACTGCGAGGCCAGGGACTGCGCAGCGGAGATTCATGTCGTTGGGGGGGGGCTGCGAGGAGTGATTGAGTCTCAGTTGTCGCCCGGCAACGTCTTCAGAAAATCGGCGAGGTACGATCCCCACACGGCGGGCAGCGAATGCGTTCCGTGCCCGCGCGTCTGGTCGGTGATCGGCAGCAACACGAACTTCCCGTTCTTCACGCGGTGAATGAGCGTATCTACGATCCCCAGCTCCGGGGGATTCACGTAGTCGTCCGCTGAATTGATCGCCAACACTCGTGCAGAGATCTTTTCCAGACGTGGAGACGGGTCGTAATCGCGCGACGCGTTGAACGCGTAAACCACATCATTTGCGTCGTGCGTCTTCACGTTCTGGTCGAGGTACGCGCGGATCACCGAGTCCGCCTTGTCGCGCGTCGGCGCCTGGCGGTGCTGCACCTTGGGCGCGGACGACATGATGTACAGCATGCCCATCGCCTGCCGAAGGCCGGGCGGCTGCGCCGTGTAGTCGCCGCCGTGGTAGCCCGGATCCTTGGTGATGAAGTCCATGATCATCCTACGCATCATTCGGTTCCTTCCGGCGATCGGGGCGGGCACGCAGGCCAGCGGCACCAACCCGTCCGCGAAGTCCGGATAGCGTTCGCCCCACACCCACGAGTGCATGCACCCCATCGACGTGCCCATCACCAGTCGGAGATGGTTCACGCCCAGGCCCTTCGTCAGCAACTGGTGTTGCGCGTCGACCATGTCATCGTACGTGTACTTCGGGAACCTCGCGTGCATCCCGTCGCTTGGTTTGCTCGAGCCGCCGTGGCCGATGCCGTCGGGCAACACCACGAAGTAGTTGCTGGTATCGAGCAGTTGGCCGGGCCCGAACAGCACGCCGCCGTACGTCTGGCTCATGAATCCGCTCCCCGACCCGGTCGTGCCGTGGAGTATCAGGACCGCGTTTCGTACCATTCCCGAAGCGTCGCGACGCGGCTTGCCGAGCGCGATGTAATGGATTCGTAGGTCGGCGAGCGACTCGCCGCTCGCGAACTTGAAGTTGTGAATCGTGTAGTCCTGGCCCGCGGGAGTCCCACCCCGCTGTGCATGGGCGGGTACCACGGCCAGATTCGAGAGGGCGGCAAACGCAATCAATCGGCGGATGACGGACGGCATGGCCTCACCTGGATGGATTCTCGTGGTGCGACGATAGCCACACAGCCGCCGATTCGACAGTCCAAACAGCCGGATCGTTGGCTAACCTTCCTTGACCGTTCGCGTGCCGTTCCACCCCGCCTCCGTCAGCACCGCGCCATCCACAGGATCAAGCCCATCTCGATCGTCGCCGCGATGATCCCGAACACCAACGCTGCCCGGAATCCTTTGCTGAGATGCATGTCGTCGCTTGTTCGTGGCTTGAGACGGCGTGGATGGTGGGGACCGCCGGCGTTCGCTTTCGTCGCGGCCCTCGCGATCGCGGCGTGCAGTGAACCTACGACATCGGTGCGCCGTTTTCCCATCCTCGACGACAACGGCACGAGCGACTGGGCGTCCGTGACGGTCGGCGGCGACCACACGTGCGCGCTCAAGATCGACGGCAGTGCGTACTGCTGGGGGAGCAATCAGTACGGCCAGCTCGGGGTCAGCCGCACGGACACGACCTGCGGCGCGGGCAACGCGCGCTTCCCGTGCGCGACGACGCCGCAACTCGTCCAAGCGGGTCTCCAGTTCGCGTCCATCAGCGCCGGTCAACGCCACACCTGCGCGATCACTCGCACGCGCGAGGCGTACTGCTGGGGCTCAAACTCTGACGGCCAGGTTTCCGACTTCGGGCCGGGTGGGCCGGCGCTCACCAAGGTGCAGAGCGCTCTGCCGTGGACGCAGATCACAGCGGGCTTCAGCCACACCTGTGCGGTGCGCTCCGACGGCCTGCTCGTTTGCTGGGGCTCGAACGACCGCGGCCAACTGGGGAACGGAAGTCTGCTGTCGGGGACGACGCGCGCGCTGATCACGGCGCCGGTCGCGTCGGCGAGCGCGGGCCAGTCGCGCACCTGCGCGCGCACGACGGTCGGAGTCGTGTACTGCTGGGGCGCGGTCTGGACGGAGCGTAGCGGGGCGCTCGAGCTCTCGCGGACGCAACTGACGCCGCAGCTCGTGCCTGGCGCGCCCGCCCTCGCGTGGCTGACCGTCGGTTCGTTCACGACCTGCGGCGCGGACGTCTCGGGTTTCGCCTATTGCTGGGAGGCGAATCCGCGCGGCGAGTTGGGAAATGGCACGCAGAACGGAAGCATCGTCCCGGCCCGGGTACTGAGCGATCAGGCGTTTGTGCAGCTCAGCGCCGGGATCGTGCAGACCTGCGGCATCGACATCGAAGGGACGGGCTACTGCTGGGGCGACGATTCCTTCGGTGAAATCGGCGTCCTGCCGTCGGTGCTCGTCGAGCGATGCGGCGGACAAATCCTTCCATGTTCGACGAAACCCGTGTCGGTCATCGGGCGGCGGAAATTCGTGGAGATCAGCACGGGATTCGGCAGCCACACCTGTGGCGTCACGACCCGTGGCAACCTCTACTGTTGGGGGCTGGGCCTGTCCGGGCAACGCGGCGACGGGTCGGAGTTCTCGGCCGTGGCCTCACCCGTTCTCGTCGTCGAACCCGCCCGCATCGCGCCGAGCCAGTAGACGGGTGGACGAGCGGCTCGAATGTGTCGGCGGTCACGCGGGATGACAATATCGCCCGCCGCGAGCCGATACTGAGATTACATTGTCGGTCGCGGCTCGGGCGTCCCTCCCATCACGACCCGGCGCGGCTCGCGCTTGTAGTTCCTTCCTTCGCCGTCACGCTTCGCCCTCTCCAATCGATGAACCTCGACCGTCGGTTTATTCAGCGCGCCATTCTCGCGTTCACCACTGGATTGTTCCTCGCCTGCGCCGCGCGCGTGTCGGAGTCGAGCGCCGCGACGATCCCCTCCGTCAGCTCGAGCGCGATCGTCCGCTAGCTGCCCCGATTCGATTTCCAGAGCCGATAGCCGCCGGCGAACGCGTTGGCGTTGGCGCCGCGCTTGACGCCCTTCGGCAGTCGCTTCATGTGCCGGACGTTTCCGCCTCCCAGCACCACATAGTCGGCGAGAAAGGCGGCTGAAAGCAGCTCGACGACCTCGAGGACGTGGCGCCGCCATCGGTGCTTGCCCAGTCGTCGAAAGCCCGCTTCACCAATCCAGTCCTCGTACGTCTTTCCGCGATGGTAGGGCAGATGCCCGACCTCGAGCGGAATCACGACGCCGTCGTGGATCAGCGCCGTGCCGAGTCCAGTGCCGAGTCCCAGAAACAGCATTGTTCGGCCCTCGTAGCTGCCGAGGGCTTGCATGACCGCGTCGTTCACCACGCGAACGGGTTTGCCGAACGCGCGGTGAAAATCGAATGAGACCCAGCCGGGGCCGAGATTCCAAGGGTCCTCGATCGGCTTGCCGTCGTGCACCGGTCCGGGATAGCCGATCGAGACGCGATCGTACCTCCAATCGCTCGTCGCAAGGCGAACGGCGCGCACCATCTCGCGCGGCGTCAGCGTGGGACCGGACGGGATCTTGATCGGCGTGCGGTGGCCGGACGCGAGCACCTTGACGTTCGTGCCGCCGACGTCGACCACCAGAGTCTTCATCGCCGAGCGATCACGGAGCGGCAGGGAGCCCCTTTCGCGCGCGGACCGCATCGACGAATCGCTTGGCATCCGCTTCGTTGAACGAGTCCGACACCTTCTGGTGGTTCATGCTCGTCCCGTTGAACAGCTCGCGATCGCCGCCGTCGGTCCACTTCACGCGGATCTTTCCGGCGTCGTAGCGGATGTCCCGAATCTCCGAGAGCGGGAACACCGCGTGCGTTCCGATCGCGCCGGCGACCGACGACTTCACGATCTGGCTGATCATTCCCCCGACGCCGCTCGTGTCGCCGGAGCGCGACTCGTCGAGGCCATTCTTGATCTTGGCGACCGTTTTCGGCGAGAGACCGGCGAAAATCTTGTCGCCCTGTAGAACGACGTCGACCGAGCTGTCGGCGTTGTACAGGCGCATGTCACCCGGGCCGAGGCTGTCCGGCGGCGCCTGCGCTTCGACCCGCACGTGTGTGTTGTGACTCGAGATTCGCCGCCTGACCCAGCCGACGACGAGCCAGATGGCGAGCACGACGAGGCCTACTCGAATCAGGCCTCCGATGACACGGCGAGAGTTCATGGCGACAACCTGTAATAATGAGCTTGAAGATCCTATCGCGGTCCCGACACGATCGGCAACTCGATGAAGCTTACGTGTCCGGGTTCGTGGAAGATTCGGTGTTCAGCCTTCTTGTAGTCGCTCGCTTTCGCCCAAAAGATGTTCGGCACGAACGTCTGCGGGTTGCGGTCGTAGAGCGGAAACCAGCTCGACTGAATCTGCACCATGATGCGGTGCCCCGGCAGAAACACGTGGTTCGCCGTCGGCAGCGCGAACGCGTACTCGAGCGGCGTGTTCGACGCGATCGGTTTCGGGGCGTCGAACCCTTCGCGATAGCGTCCTCGAAAGATGTCCATCGCCACCGCGAGTTGATAGCCGCCCAGCTTTGCGTCGCCACCGACCTCGTCCGGATACACATCGATCAGCTTGACCACCCAATCCGCGTCGCTGCCGGTCGTCGACGACACGAGGCGCACCATCGGTTGACCGCTGATCTTCACGGGCTCCGCGAGGACTGCGGTCTCGTACGACAAGACGTCGGTTCGCCCCGACGCTTCGCGCTGGTCGTCGACCAGCCAGCAGGGCCACGTCGCGCATGTGTCGTAGCCCGTGGGCTTGATCGGCCGTGCGCGGAACGGCACCGGCTTCGCCGGATCAGAGATGTATGAATCGAACCCGGCCGCCGTCGGCGCGGCGAAGCCGGCCGAGAAATTCGCGCCCAGGTACAACGGCGTCTTGGTGATCGTGCAGCCGGCCGCGCATCCGCTTGGCCACGCGCTCAAGCGCTCCCACTTGTTCGTACCGGTCTCGTAGGCGTTCACCGCCGCGACGTCCATCGGCGGATGCCCGTCCTTGAGATAGTGCGCGAGAAATGGCGCGAGAATGTTCTTCTGGAATTCCTTCGAGGTGTTGGCGTCGAAATCGAGCGCGCCGAGGCTGCTGCCGTTCTCGATTTCCTGCCCGTGATGCCACGGTCCCATGGTGAGGAACACCATGTTGTTGTTCGTGTCCTTCGGTTTGATCGCCTTGTACACCGCGATCGCGCCGTAGATGTCCTCTTGGTCCCAGAGGCTGTGCACGAGCATCGTCGGGATTTTGAGCGGCTGCGCGGCGAGGATCTTATCCATCGCCTGCAGTTGCCACCACGAGTCGTAGCTCGGATGCTGGAGAATCTTGTTCCAGAATCCGACCTGCTCGAGCCCGTGGAGCTTTCCGAGCTCGCCCGCCGAGCCGGACTTCAGGTAAACGTCGTAGTCGTCGTAGTGGTCGGTCCACCACTTCGCCGAGTTGTCGCGCATCGCTTCCTGCTCGAGGATGTACGGCATGTTCTGCTGGCGAAACGCGCCGTTGTGGAACCAGTCGTCGCCCATCCAGCCGTCGACCATCGGATTCATCGGCACGGAGACCTTGAGCGCCGGGTGCGGATTGACGAGTCCCATGAGCGGCTCGAATCCGTCGTACGAGATTCCGAGCTCGCCGACGTTGCCGTTGGTCTCGGGAACGTTCTTCACGAGCCAGTCGATCGTGTCGTACGTGTCGGTGGCCTCGTCGACCTTCGTCGGGTTGAGCGGACCGACGAGGGGCCGATTCATGACGTAGTCGCCCTCGGACCCGTACTTCCCGCGCACGTCCTGCACGACGCGGATGTAGCCGCCCGGAACGATCACGTCGAGCGCGTTGTCGTAGCCGTTCAGCTCGGGGCCGAGGTGCGCACTCTGCGCGTACGACGTCGTGGCCGTGGCGTCATACGGCGTTCGAGTCAACAGAATCGGCGCTCGGCGGGCGTTCTTCGGGACGAGGATGACCGTGTGGAGCTTGGCGCCGTCGCGCATCGGGATCATGACGTCGCGGCGTTGGTAGTCGAACGTCGCAGTCGACGGAGTGAACTTCGACGGCGTTTCGGAGGGGAGCTGAGCGCTCAGCCGGGGCGCGAAGAGCGAAAGGGCGAAGAGGAGGCGAGCAGGTCGCACGGGAGGCTCGAGGTAGTGGCGGGGTTAAGGTCGCGTGAGAGGCGGTGAGGCGAAAGGCGGCGGGTGGGCCGGCCTTTCCGATTACGAAATCCGGCCGATGGCTGGCCATTCTGGTCCCTCGCGCCGCGGTGAGCACGGCCGTGCGCTCGAAATCCGACGTCCGATTTCGGACATCTGACGTCAGTCCCGTCGTGACAGACGGCAAAACGGGCGTGATCGGAATGAAGTGGTGATGCAGGTGAGAGGAATTTCCCTAACGTGTCGCTCTTCAGGAGCGACTGTGGGCGACTTTCGACGCCTCAAAGCATGGCAGAAAGCACATGCATACGGCTTGGCGGTGCACGCCGCATTCAAGAACGTCAGGACATGGGTTTCGCCTGGTCTGCGCTCGCAGATACTCCGCGCCGTCAGTTCGATCGCCGACACTCTCGCCGAGGGCTGCGCCAAACAATCACGCCGAGAGTTGGCCCGCGACGCCGACATGGCCTACTCGTCGTCGAAAGAAGTCGAAAACGACCTCATTCGCGCGCACGCCCTCGGCATGCTCACGCGAGTGACGTTCGAAGACCTATTACTCCAGGGCGACGAGGTATCTCGGCTCTGCTACGGTCTGGCGCGCAAACGTTGAAACGAGCCTCGCCCCTGGCGAGAGCCGGTCTGACATCCGACGTCCGAAAATCAGGCGTCCGACATCCCAAACCACGTGGCCCACGAGGCGATCCAAACGCCACTGGCCGCGCGCCGTTTCGGTGTTTCAAAAAGGCGGTCTGCCGATATCTCTCAGCCGTCCTCTCGCCTCATTGTTCGTCGAATCCCGCCTGATCGCCTCGTTGTACGCCGCCGCCGCTCCCGCCGTATCCGCCTTCATCAACAGAACGTTTCCCCGAAAGACGTACATCCCCGACGAGTTCGGGTAGAACTCCTCGTTGAGCGTTAGCAGCGCCATCGCCTCGTCGAACTTGTTCGCTCGCCCCAGCCGAAACGCCGCGATGTTCAGTTGGGACTCGCCGAAGTCGTAGGCTCCGCTGCCGTAGTAACGCTGCCGCAGCGCGCGGTACGTTTTCACGGCGGAATCGGCGCCACCGCTGGTCCCGGCGGCGATGACGACGGCGGACAACGGCATCGGCTTGCCCACCCCGCGGTGGCACGTCGCGCACGTGACCGGCGGGTCGTCCGGCTGGTGGCCGGGCAGCGTGTCGACGCGTCGGTTCGCTTCCTGCACGAGCAACATCATCTGCCTCGCGACGAGCTTCGTGCGCTTTTCGTCGCTCACGAAGTTGAACTGGGCCAACGGCTGGCCCTCCTCGCCGACGTGGCAAAACGGACAGCGTACGCCGAGGTCCGACGTGAAGTTCCGCATCGTCCCGATGACCTGAATCACCGGCGTCGATTTGGGAATGACCTTGGTGTTGACGAGCGAGTCGGGGGGGAACTTCGCGGGTGTCTGCGCGCGAGAATACGTGGTCGTGAGGGCGAGGAGCGAGATCACTGATACCGAGACACGCATCGTCAGCCTCGTGTACGGAGTGCGCAACGATAGTACGCGCAGGCGGATCGGGGTGTAAGAATGTTGTTCGCAACAAAAAGCGCGCGGCCGTTCACGGCCTGCGCGCCAACCGCCTTTCGGCTGATCACTTGAAATCGGACCTCTGACATCTGACTTCCGAAATCAGACCCGGCGTCACAGAACGAGCCGTCGCCATGCGAGGGCTGGTCTGATATCCGACGTCAGACGTCCGACGTCCGACGTCCCCAACCACGTGGCTCCGTTCCGATACGTACTCAGACTGGCCGAGCTCCAACCTCACCCATCACGTCTCCCGCAGTGCCGCCATCGGTGTTTCGGCGAACACATCTCTCCCCGTCAGCAACCCGATCGACACCGCCAGCCCGATCATCGCCGCCGCCACGATGCTCGCCGGCCCGAACGCCGGCATGAACGGCATCCTGAAGATCACGTGCAGCAGCCCCCATGCGGCGAGCGTCGACAACAGGACCCCCGTGAGTGCGCCGAGCGTGCCAAGCAACGCATACTCGGCGAGCATGATGCGCGCGATCTGCCGGCGCGTCGCGCCGAGCGTCTTGAGCAGCACGCCCTCGCGCAGCCGGTCGCGGCGCGTGGCTGCCACGGCACTGAACAGGACTGGAACGGCAAGCCCGAGGCTGATGAGCGCGAGAAAGCGAACGGCCATCGTCACCTTTCCCAGCACGCTCTGCACCGTGCGTTGCACGAGCGTGAGGTCGAGACTCGAGATGCTCGGATAACGAGCGACGACGTCGCGCTGGAGATGCGCAATCGCGGTGGGCGACGACGCGTGCACGAGAATCGCGTATTGCTTGGGCGCGGCGGACAGCGACTTGGGGTCGAACACCGCGAAGAAGTTGGGCGCGAACGTCTGCCACTGGATCGAGCGCAAGCTCGTCACGATCGTCGGAATGAGCACCCCCTGCACGTTCCAGGTGATCGTGTCACGAAGCTTGACGCCCATCTCCACGGCGACGCCCGAATCCAGCGAGACCTCGCCGAGCGAGCCGACGTCGTTTCCGGGCGCGCCGAACCACTTGCCCGACACGAGCCGCTCCGACGCCGTCAGCGTGTCGCGGAACGTCGATCTGAACTCTCGGCGAAAGACCCACGGCCCGCGGCGATCGCGCACCACTTCGCCTCCGCGGGCGCCACGCCCGGGTCCTCGTTGGCCGGCGGCGACGCGCGCCGAATCGCGAGCCCGCCGATTCTTCTCGATTTCGTCGGCGATCGCCGTCGCCGACTTTCCATTGACCGACGCGACGCGCATCGCGACGATCGGCGTCTCGTCGATCAGCTCCTCACGCGCCGCGCGGATCACCGAGTCGATTCCCGGCTGCTGATTCTCCTGCACGTCGAAGAACACGACGTTGGCCCGCGCCTCGCCCAGGCGAAGATCGAGCGAGCGGAGAATGTTGTACTGCACTTGATACAACGTGCCCATCAGGAAAACGCCGAAGCCCAGCGCGAGCACGACGGCGCGCGTCTGGTTGCCGGGGCGATACAAGCTCGCGATCCCCTGGCGCAGCGGGAACGGCCACGACGGACGGATCAATCGTCGCGCCGCCCATGACAATCCGGCGGCGCTGAGCCAGAGAATGCCGATGGCGCCGGCGATCGCCAACGTGAAGCCGATCCCGCGGCGTGGCGTATTCGCTCGGCTGAGCCCCAACGCGAGGACGCTCGCCGCGATCGCCAGGGAAAGCCCGATGCGCAGCGGATCCCAGCGCGCGCGTCGCAGCGCATCGGCGTCCGGCTCGCGACGCAGCGCCTGAAGAGGCGACACACGTCGCAGCGCGACGAGCGGCCGCAGCGAGAAGAGCAGGGCGACCCAGACGCCA is a genomic window of Gemmatimonadaceae bacterium containing:
- a CDS encoding CocE/NonD family hydrolase, producing the protein MRPARLLFALSLFAPRLSAQLPSETPSKFTPSTATFDYQRRDVMIPMRDGAKLHTVILVPKNARRAPILLTRTPYDATATTSYAQSAHLGPELNGYDNALDVIVPGGYIRVVQDVRGKYGSEGDYVMNRPLVGPLNPTKVDEATDTYDTIDWLVKNVPETNGNVGELGISYDGFEPLMGLVNPHPALKVSVPMNPMVDGWMGDDWFHNGAFRQQNMPYILEQEAMRDNSAKWWTDHYDDYDVYLKSGSAGELGKLHGLEQVGFWNKILQHPSYDSWWQLQAMDKILAAQPLKIPTMLVHSLWDQEDIYGAIAVYKAIKPKDTNNNMVFLTMGPWHHGQEIENGSSLGALDFDANTSKEFQKNILAPFLAHYLKDGHPPMDVAAVNAYETGTNKWERLSAWPSGCAAGCTITKTPLYLGANFSAGFAAPTAAGFDSYISDPAKPVPFRARPIKPTGYDTCATWPCWLVDDQREASGRTDVLSYETAVLAEPVKISGQPMVRLVSSTTGSDADWVVKLIDVYPDEVGGDAKLGGYQLAVAMDIFRGRYREGFDAPKPIASNTPLEYAFALPTANHVFLPGHRIMVQIQSSWFPLYDRNPQTFVPNIFWAKASDYKKAEHRIFHEPGHVSFIELPIVSGPR
- a CDS encoding four helix bundle protein; its protein translation is MGDFRRLKAWQKAHAYGLAVHAAFKNVRTWVSPGLRSQILRAVSSIADTLAEGCAKQSRRELARDADMAYSSSKEVENDLIRAHALGMLTRVTFEDLLLQGDEVSRLCYGLARKR
- a CDS encoding alpha/beta fold hydrolase; this encodes MPSVIRRLIAFAALSNLAVVPAHAQRGGTPAGQDYTIHNFKFASGESLADLRIHYIALGKPRRDASGMVRNAVLILHGTTGSGSGFMSQTYGGVLFGPGQLLDTSNYFVVLPDGIGHGGSSKPSDGMHARFPKYTYDDMVDAQHQLLTKGLGVNHLRLVMGTSMGCMHSWVWGERYPDFADGLVPLACVPAPIAGRNRMMRRMIMDFITKDPGYHGGDYTAQPPGLRQAMGMLYIMSSAPKVQHRQAPTRDKADSVIRAYLDQNVKTHDANDVVYAFNASRDYDPSPRLEKISARVLAINSADDYVNPPELGIVDTLIHRVKNGKFVLLPITDQTRGHGTHSLPAVWGSYLADFLKTLPGDN
- a CDS encoding c-type cytochrome; this encodes MRVSVSVISLLALTTTYSRAQTPAKFPPDSLVNTKVIPKSTPVIQVIGTMRNFTSDLGVRCPFCHVGEEGQPLAQFNFVSDEKRTKLVARQMMLLVQEANRRVDTLPGHQPDDPPVTCATCHRGVGKPMPLSAVVIAAGTSGGADSAVKTYRALRQRYYGSGAYDFGESQLNIAAFRLGRANKFDEAMALLTLNEEFYPNSSGMYVFRGNVLLMKADTAGAAAAYNEAIRRDSTNNEARGRLRDIGRPPF
- a CDS encoding ROK family protein, giving the protein MKTLVVDVGGTNVKVLASGHRTPIKIPSGPTLTPREMVRAVRLATSDWRYDRVSIGYPGPVHDGKPIEDPWNLGPGWVSFDFHRAFGKPVRVVNDAVMQALGSYEGRTMLFLGLGTGLGTALIHDGVVIPLEVGHLPYHRGKTYEDWIGEAGFRRLGKHRWRRHVLEVVELLSAAFLADYVVLGGGNVRHMKRLPKGVKRGANANAFAGGYRLWKSNRGS